A window from Verrucomicrobiia bacterium encodes these proteins:
- a CDS encoding response regulator: MDEPISQTVKKVLCIEDEHFINELYERALKKAGYQVKMIIDGEEGLHEALTDIYDIILLDIMIPNMTGTEVLKRLRAEKPDLKAKIVITTNLEMGDEDRAAIESQADGYVVKAEMTPRQLAEFLGQLNT, from the coding sequence AAACTGTTAAAAAAGTTCTCTGCATAGAGGACGAACACTTTATAAACGAGCTCTATGAACGCGCTCTGAAAAAAGCCGGCTACCAGGTAAAGATGATCATAGACGGGGAAGAGGGCCTGCACGAAGCCCTGACCGATATTTACGACATTATCCTGCTGGACATTATGATCCCCAACATGACCGGCACCGAGGTGCTCAAACGCTTGCGAGCCGAAAAACCAGACCTAAAGGCAAAGATCGTCATAACCACCAACCTCGAGATGGGCGACGAAGACCGGGCCGCCATAGAGAGCCAAGCCGACGGCTATGTAGTCAAGGCCGAGATGACTCCACGACAACTGGCCGAGTTTTTAGGCCAGCTCAACACCTAG
- a CDS encoding S24 family peptidase, whose protein sequence is MYYEKPGGVSVHDGFPNPATDASLQGVDLNKMLVRNGASTYFMRILGNDWQDSGIFDADIILIDRALAPRKTDLVVWWYDGSFAVSPHHQLPEGSEVWGVITTAIHPYRNKT, encoded by the coding sequence ATGTATTATGAAAAACCCGGCGGCGTGTCTGTGCACGATGGTTTTCCCAACCCCGCCACCGACGCCAGCTTGCAAGGCGTCGACCTCAACAAGATGCTGGTGCGCAATGGTGCCAGCACGTACTTTATGCGCATCCTTGGCAACGATTGGCAGGACAGTGGGATCTTTGACGCCGATATCATTCTGATAGACCGTGCCCTGGCACCGCGCAAGACCGACCTAGTGGTGTGGTGGTACGACGGCAGCTTTGCCGTATCGCCCCATCACCAGCTGCCAGAGGGCAGTGAAGTATGGGGAGTTATCACCACCGCTATTCATCCGTACAGGAACAAGACATGA
- a CDS encoding Y-family DNA polymerase translates to MNAPIFALIDCNNFFVSCEKVFRPDLEGKPVVVLSSNDGCAVARSNEAKALGIAMAAPAFKYRDLFKQHNVVQFSANFDLYGDMSRRITELLTTITPRIEVYSVDESFLDLSQLPIQDYAAWAQGVREAIWRWTGIPVSIGVAPTKTLAKLASERAKKDPELNGVLSFIDMPAQLVGRQLHTVPVSEVWGIGWRLAPKMRAEGISTAYQLSQLRPQRAQQLMGIKGRQLIAELNGVSCHPLGLEARLPKSIARTRTFGEDTNQSAVVEAALASFAAQAAFRLRRSGQLTRRAALFATTNKHKPGYRRWSREVVYDVPTADTSRIISDLVGLWHQLYKPQQAYHRAGVMLYDFAPSRFVQTDLMGYIDIPLHDAATRRMQAVDSLNERFGKRTIRNATELLAQTWRPRYNLRSPRYTTHPSELPQARIVTH, encoded by the coding sequence ATGAACGCGCCCATATTTGCACTCATAGACTGCAACAACTTTTTCGTGTCCTGCGAGAAAGTATTTCGGCCCGACCTAGAAGGCAAGCCAGTGGTAGTACTCAGTAGCAACGACGGCTGTGCCGTGGCTCGCAGTAACGAGGCCAAAGCCCTGGGCATTGCCATGGCCGCACCGGCTTTTAAATACCGTGACTTGTTCAAGCAGCACAACGTGGTGCAGTTCAGTGCCAACTTTGACCTGTACGGCGACATGTCTCGCCGCATTACCGAGCTGCTGACCACTATCACTCCACGCATAGAAGTATATTCGGTAGACGAGTCTTTTCTAGACCTCAGCCAACTGCCCATCCAAGACTACGCCGCCTGGGCCCAAGGGGTACGCGAGGCTATCTGGCGCTGGACCGGTATACCGGTGTCTATTGGTGTAGCCCCCACCAAAACCCTAGCCAAGCTGGCCAGTGAGCGTGCCAAGAAAGATCCAGAACTCAACGGAGTCCTGAGCTTTATAGATATGCCTGCGCAACTCGTAGGCCGGCAGCTGCACACCGTGCCCGTGTCAGAGGTATGGGGTATTGGTTGGCGACTGGCACCCAAAATGCGCGCCGAAGGCATCAGCACCGCCTACCAGCTCTCTCAGCTGCGCCCTCAGCGGGCCCAGCAACTCATGGGTATCAAGGGGCGACAGCTCATTGCCGAGCTAAATGGCGTCAGTTGCCATCCACTCGGGCTCGAAGCACGACTGCCCAAAAGTATTGCCCGAACCCGTACTTTTGGCGAAGATACTAATCAGAGTGCAGTGGTAGAGGCTGCCTTGGCATCGTTTGCCGCCCAAGCCGCTTTTCGGTTGCGGCGCAGTGGGCAACTCACCAGACGAGCGGCGCTGTTTGCCACCACCAATAAACACAAACCAGGCTATCGTCGCTGGAGCAGAGAAGTGGTGTACGACGTTCCCACGGCAGACACCAGCCGCATTATCAGCGACCTTGTTGGGCTATGGCACCAGCTATACAAGCCTCAGCAGGCCTACCACCGAGCCGGTGTGATGCTGTACGATTTTGCCCCCAGCCGCTTTGTACAAACAGATCTCATGGGATATATAGACATCCCTCTGCACGATGCCGCTACTCGGCGCATGCAAGCCGTAGACTCCCTCAACGAGCGCTTTGGCAAGCGCACCATCCGCAATGCTACCGAGCTCCTGGCTCAGACCTGGCGGCCTCGCTACAACTTGCGCAGCCCACGCTACACCACCCACCCGAGCGAACTCCCCCAAGCCAGGATTGTCACACATTAA
- a CDS encoding HAD-IIB family hydrolase, with protein sequence MSYSLRPGPNYRPNTPITIEVCFFDIDNTLISNDSAELPSKRFQQISRKAGKNTLIGVATARSLQRAQHILDAIGSNSISILSNGAVLYDAASKKIVVDNSLPLDATNELIREFRRRTFSYEVQDDGIDYTWAYPAGNAPGNMTYTSAIDPLHPQGPRRKVPDYTPRHPRILCATVFSDVDVERVHALASKYADKDVTSLVGHTTLLAGGKTKYEIFVVHKNANKQWAMAKALEILGIPAKNALAVADGHNDLALMQMAGIGVAVDNAVPEVLANATFIAPSQEDDGAATALEQLIKL encoded by the coding sequence ATGTCTTATTCACTGCGCCCAGGACCAAACTATAGACCAAATACGCCAATTACTATTGAAGTTTGCTTTTTTGATATAGATAACACCCTTATCTCAAATGACAGTGCCGAGTTACCAAGCAAGCGCTTTCAACAGATCTCGCGCAAAGCAGGCAAAAACACCCTCATAGGTGTAGCAACCGCTCGTTCACTCCAGCGTGCGCAGCACATTCTAGATGCAATTGGCTCAAATAGCATATCAATACTAAGCAATGGCGCCGTGCTTTATGATGCGGCAAGCAAAAAGATCGTTGTCGACAATAGCCTCCCGCTTGACGCAACCAACGAGCTTATTCGGGAATTTCGTAGGCGCACCTTTAGCTACGAAGTCCAAGATGATGGCATTGATTACACTTGGGCATATCCGGCAGGGAATGCGCCAGGAAACATGACCTACACTTCTGCAATTGATCCACTTCATCCTCAGGGGCCTCGCAGGAAGGTACCGGACTACACTCCACGCCACCCTCGAATACTGTGTGCAACTGTTTTTAGTGATGTTGATGTAGAGCGAGTACACGCGCTGGCGTCAAAATATGCAGACAAAGATGTGACTTCTCTTGTTGGGCATACAACTCTACTTGCCGGCGGAAAGACTAAGTACGAAATCTTTGTTGTTCACAAGAACGCAAACAAGCAATGGGCAATGGCTAAGGCACTGGAAATTTTAGGCATACCTGCAAAAAACGCACTAGCAGTAGCCGACGGCCACAATGACCTGGCGTTAATGCAAATGGCGGGGATTGGAGTTGCCGTTGATAACGCAGTTCCCGAGGTGCTTGCTAACGCAACTTTTATAGCTCCCAGCCAAGAGGATGATGGCGCCGCAACTGCGCTTGAACAGTTGATAAAATTATAG
- a CDS encoding GNAT family N-acetyltransferase produces MADQNGNHYIRPYQPDDAASMHRVAVRAALNDGVDSLSTLESIPSLEDLVNSLEANNSDTDADVFVAVDGETNEVVGYGKVSWWDEEDGTFLYLHQGRVDPAHRRQGVGGSLLETLQDRIKEIVAEHPIDAPKMLGANASESEKDTLALIDKNGYQKVWSSLEMEFTDFSKIDGITLPEGYELRPVESEEDKHKVYKANKEIYEGTWGNTPDSDEDYQDFLAQSPDSSLWRVAWHGNEVAGFVLSRVEARQSAAGSDTQVAEVTQVGVLPVFRRKGLAGALMAESLRSLHVRGMEIVRLHTDADGKMGGRQLYDNLGFSALKEHHRFRKPLEDDSNLTTGS; encoded by the coding sequence ATGGCTGACCAAAACGGCAATCACTACATACGGCCCTATCAACCAGATGATGCTGCAAGCATGCACAGAGTGGCTGTGAGGGCAGCACTTAATGATGGGGTGGATTCCCTGTCAACGCTCGAATCCATCCCTAGCTTGGAAGATTTGGTGAATTCTCTGGAAGCCAATAACTCGGACACTGATGCTGACGTTTTTGTTGCTGTTGATGGTGAGACGAATGAAGTGGTTGGCTACGGAAAAGTTAGCTGGTGGGACGAAGAGGATGGAACTTTTTTGTACCTACATCAGGGTCGGGTAGATCCGGCTCACCGTAGACAGGGTGTGGGTGGCAGTCTCCTCGAAACACTTCAAGACAGGATAAAAGAGATCGTCGCAGAGCATCCGATTGATGCGCCCAAGATGTTGGGCGCCAATGCATCTGAAAGCGAAAAAGACACATTGGCGTTAATCGATAAAAATGGCTATCAAAAGGTCTGGTCGTCGCTTGAGATGGAGTTCACGGACTTTTCTAAAATAGACGGCATCACACTGCCCGAGGGGTATGAACTCCGCCCGGTAGAATCTGAAGAAGATAAACACAAAGTATACAAAGCAAATAAAGAAATTTATGAGGGCACATGGGGGAATACGCCCGATTCGGATGAGGATTACCAAGATTTTCTAGCACAAAGCCCCGACTCATCCTTGTGGCGCGTAGCATGGCATGGCAATGAAGTGGCAGGCTTTGTCTTAAGCAGGGTTGAGGCTAGGCAAAGTGCAGCGGGTAGCGACACTCAGGTGGCCGAAGTGACACAAGTGGGTGTATTGCCTGTTTTTCGCCGTAAAGGGTTGGCGGGTGCGCTAATGGCGGAGAGTCTTAGGTCACTTCATGTTCGGGGAATGGAAATAGTTCGTTTGCATACAGATGCCGATGGTAAGATGGGCGGTCGACAGCTTTATGATAATCTTGGATTCTCAGCGCTGAAAGAACACCATCGATTCAGAAAGCCACTTGAGGACGACAGTAATCTTACGACTGGTTCGTAG
- a CDS encoding M15 family metallopeptidase, with amino-acid sequence MNLDEKIQRSKSTERIDFSKYQSANIDDPLVKVSSAGKLIVEPCWTVEDDWDGKQYRDYIVEHPEYDDIYLRSEVAKRLQVAANSLDEQYRLVIRAGHRPIEVQRKLLVECAREYKDEHPDATEKEALKHARTFISDPDITLPPHVCAAAVDVYILDAKSNKSMDFGAKINDDSDETFLYYSDLTQEQKNTRQILLRAMLDAGFASCMPEWYHFSYGDQVWAWFYGKSESLYSPIDPQIGDEHG; translated from the coding sequence ATGAACTTAGATGAAAAAATACAGCGATCAAAAAGCACTGAGAGAATTGATTTTTCAAAGTATCAGTCTGCCAATATTGATGACCCACTTGTAAAAGTTAGCAGTGCAGGCAAGCTGATTGTCGAGCCGTGTTGGACGGTTGAGGACGATTGGGATGGAAAACAATACAGAGATTATATTGTCGAACATCCGGAATATGACGATATCTATTTGCGTTCGGAAGTAGCCAAAAGACTGCAAGTAGCAGCCAACTCATTGGATGAACAGTATAGACTTGTCATTCGAGCCGGACATAGGCCAATTGAAGTGCAACGTAAGCTCTTGGTGGAATGCGCTAGAGAGTATAAAGATGAGCATCCTGATGCTACTGAAAAGGAGGCACTGAAGCACGCACGGACCTTTATAAGTGACCCCGACATAACGCTGCCTCCACATGTTTGTGCCGCTGCCGTAGACGTGTATATATTGGATGCTAAGTCTAATAAGTCCATGGATTTTGGTGCCAAAATAAATGATGATTCTGATGAAACTTTCTTGTACTATTCCGACCTAACTCAAGAGCAAAAAAATACTAGACAAATACTTTTAAGGGCCATGCTAGATGCAGGCTTTGCAAGCTGCATGCCTGAGTGGTATCACTTTTCGTATGGTGACCAAGTATGGGCTTGGTTTTATGGAAAATCAGAAAGTTTGTATAGTCCCATAGATCCACAAATCGGTGATGAGCATGGCTGA
- a CDS encoding NAD(P)-dependent oxidoreductase: MTKIVVTQPLDLSKEQKTKLNSLGTVTFYDDIAVTPEEWLRRCAGFDVVCSGITGLRESYSGLSDVLVTVPFVGVSSFADSEILASRKITLCNSPGSNRHAVSEWIIFMVLETTRKFMHYINTTEEPTTPTPVRSPGLADKNITILGCGNIGKRVGSVCKALDMDVQYFKRGDTLVEKVKDADIVVDTLSANPTTKGLLDQRFFQSLKTGAAFISVTVDATVDFDAMLDALDSNRLAVVAFDVMNAKPGDITNPLYLKLQTHPKVLATPCIASYSTTTSRIGNDMMIANIEAWLANGPIHVFEG, translated from the coding sequence ATGACGAAAATTGTTGTTACTCAGCCTTTAGATTTGTCAAAAGAACAAAAGACTAAGCTTAACAGCTTGGGGACTGTGACATTCTATGATGATATAGCAGTAACACCAGAAGAATGGCTCAGGCGCTGCGCTGGCTTCGATGTTGTATGTTCAGGAATAACGGGGCTCCGAGAGAGTTATAGCGGACTAAGTGATGTGCTTGTCACGGTACCTTTCGTTGGGGTGAGTAGCTTTGCAGATTCGGAAATACTCGCGTCAAGAAAGATCACCCTTTGTAATAGCCCTGGCAGTAATCGTCATGCTGTTTCGGAATGGATCATTTTTATGGTGCTCGAGACTACGCGCAAGTTCATGCACTATATAAATACAACAGAAGAACCCACTACCCCAACGCCTGTTCGCTCGCCTGGCTTAGCCGATAAGAATATAACAATTCTGGGTTGTGGCAATATCGGCAAGCGCGTTGGCTCGGTATGCAAGGCCTTGGATATGGATGTACAGTATTTTAAGCGAGGCGATACTTTGGTCGAAAAAGTTAAGGATGCCGACATAGTCGTAGATACCCTCAGTGCTAATCCTACTACCAAAGGATTACTGGATCAGAGGTTCTTTCAGTCACTCAAGACCGGCGCCGCATTTATCTCTGTAACCGTAGATGCTACGGTTGATTTTGACGCAATGCTTGATGCGCTTGATAGCAACAGGCTGGCTGTAGTAGCTTTTGATGTTATGAATGCAAAGCCTGGTGACATCACGAATCCACTATATTTGAAATTACAAACGCATCCCAAAGTGCTCGCCACTCCATGCATCGCTTCATACAGCACTACTACCAGCAGAATTGGCAATGATATGATGATCGCCAATATTGAGGCATGGTTAGCGAATGGTCCAATTCATGTTTTTGAAGGCTAG
- a CDS encoding ribbon-helix-helix protein, CopG family, whose translation MSATQAIKLDDETNNRLKALAQQRDRSAHWLVRDALQRYLAEEERFEREKAEDLAEYEDYLLTGKAIDNETVTSWLTELADGKKTAWPRQK comes from the coding sequence ATGTCGGCAACCCAAGCCATAAAGCTAGATGATGAAACCAATAATCGCCTAAAGGCACTGGCACAGCAGCGCGATAGGTCTGCACACTGGTTAGTGCGCGATGCACTACAACGATACCTCGCCGAGGAAGAACGCTTTGAACGCGAGAAAGCGGAAGACTTAGCAGAATATGAAGATTATCTACTTACCGGTAAGGCCATCGATAACGAAACAGTTACGTCTTGGCTTACGGAACTCGCAGACGGCAAGAAGACAGCATGGCCAAGGCAAAAATAG
- a CDS encoding type II toxin-antitoxin system RelE/ParE family toxin, with protein MAKAKIVWRERALGDIDRLYNFLFDKNEETAAKAAQVILRGSSLLEQSPRLGRPMADGTGRREIFIPFGAGFYVLRYFLADDIVVIIRVWHGRENRKEA; from the coding sequence ATGGCCAAGGCAAAAATAGTCTGGCGCGAACGCGCTCTTGGTGATATTGATCGCCTATACAATTTCTTGTTCGACAAAAATGAGGAGACGGCCGCAAAAGCAGCTCAAGTAATCTTGCGAGGCAGCTCACTGCTTGAGCAGTCGCCACGACTAGGGCGTCCCATGGCAGACGGCACAGGGAGACGTGAAATATTTATTCCATTTGGGGCTGGTTTTTATGTACTGCGTTACTTCCTCGCAGATGACATTGTTGTTATTATTCGCGTTTGGCATGGACGCGAGAATCGAAAAGAAGCTTAA
- a CDS encoding ATP-binding protein — protein sequence MNHVPRSWLQRFQASLAVFDLLLIGVFVYTRFLSDAVPQALEGGIHSHGAGIVGAPWGVTSLVAGLALFQLVYLAGFVWWLDKKYQLWRIHAPSVLITGIILSLLVNADTPAHMPYHILLMIFMFLAAMVGTLVVGLTFSLAFTLLIIGSLGSGHLVHDPSGHVIEMILVSLSGVAGSAGWFVFHKKYVQAVDTKALASLTNLIKQERTTVSLILESIADGVMVINTEGIVQVVNASCAKMLGWTKEDAQNLQYEVLLQLVKPEEKSTNPTPEATQESLIIPLSASTGQPQQQVSLVKTRDGRQIYVDITASPIFQEERAAAGTLKKVVGVIVVLRDVDKQKREEQQRSEFISTASHEMRTPVAAIEGYLALALNAQVSQVDAKARSFLEKAHASTEHLGKLFQDLLTSAKAEDGRLVSHPQAVEMGAYLEQLVDSLRFAAEKKGLLMDFTVGAGNEAAELSTGKVIKPLYFVHVDPDRLREVITNLFDNAVKYTPSGKISVGLTGNQQVVQFFIRDTGPGIPANDVPHLFQKFYRVDNSATRTVGGTGLGLFICRKIVELYKGRIWAESELGQGSSFYINLPRIDSQKASELQTLEAQAQANTSPLDNSTQH from the coding sequence ATGAATCACGTCCCTCGTTCTTGGCTCCAACGTTTCCAGGCTAGCCTGGCTGTTTTTGACCTATTGCTCATAGGCGTCTTTGTCTACACTAGATTTCTGTCCGATGCCGTACCTCAGGCTCTGGAAGGTGGCATCCATTCCCACGGCGCAGGTATTGTGGGAGCTCCCTGGGGTGTCACGTCGCTTGTCGCTGGCCTGGCTTTGTTCCAGCTGGTCTACCTTGCCGGATTTGTCTGGTGGCTGGACAAAAAGTATCAGCTATGGCGAATACATGCGCCGAGCGTCCTCATAACCGGAATCATATTGTCGCTGTTGGTCAATGCCGACACGCCCGCACATATGCCTTACCATATACTGCTCATGATCTTTATGTTCTTGGCGGCCATGGTTGGCACGTTGGTTGTGGGCCTCACTTTCTCTCTGGCGTTCACACTCCTGATTATCGGATCCTTGGGCTCAGGGCACCTTGTTCATGATCCCAGCGGACATGTCATAGAAATGATCTTGGTCAGCCTGTCTGGTGTAGCTGGCAGCGCAGGATGGTTTGTGTTTCACAAAAAATACGTGCAGGCCGTAGATACCAAGGCGCTAGCTAGCCTGACCAACCTTATCAAGCAAGAGCGCACCACGGTCAGCCTCATACTCGAGTCAATTGCCGATGGTGTCATGGTTATCAATACCGAAGGCATTGTGCAGGTTGTCAACGCCAGCTGTGCCAAGATGCTAGGCTGGACCAAAGAAGACGCCCAAAACTTGCAGTATGAGGTTTTGCTGCAGCTCGTAAAGCCCGAGGAAAAATCAACCAACCCAACGCCTGAAGCCACACAGGAATCTCTGATAATACCCCTGAGTGCCAGCACCGGACAGCCGCAGCAACAAGTCAGCTTGGTCAAAACGCGGGACGGCCGGCAGATCTACGTAGACATCACAGCCTCGCCCATCTTCCAAGAAGAAAGGGCAGCCGCGGGCACCCTCAAAAAAGTAGTAGGTGTCATTGTGGTGCTCCGTGATGTTGACAAACAAAAGCGCGAAGAGCAACAACGCAGCGAGTTTATATCGACAGCCAGCCACGAAATGCGCACCCCCGTAGCCGCCATAGAGGGCTACTTGGCGCTAGCACTCAATGCCCAGGTCAGCCAGGTAGACGCCAAAGCTCGGAGCTTCCTGGAAAAAGCCCATGCCAGCACCGAGCACCTCGGTAAGCTATTCCAAGATCTGCTGACCAGCGCAAAAGCAGAGGACGGACGCCTGGTCAGCCATCCTCAGGCTGTAGAGATGGGAGCTTACCTAGAGCAGTTGGTCGACAGCCTACGGTTTGCAGCAGAGAAAAAAGGACTGCTTATGGACTTCACCGTAGGGGCCGGCAACGAGGCCGCCGAACTATCCACGGGTAAGGTTATAAAACCCCTATATTTTGTGCATGTTGACCCGGACCGCCTGCGCGAGGTTATCACCAATCTGTTCGACAACGCCGTCAAATACACGCCTTCGGGCAAGATCTCTGTCGGGCTAACCGGCAACCAACAGGTTGTCCAGTTTTTCATCCGCGACACTGGCCCAGGCATTCCTGCAAACGACGTCCCGCATCTGTTCCAAAAGTTCTACCGGGTAGACAACTCGGCCACCCGCACCGTCGGCGGTACCGGTCTAGGGTTATTCATTTGCCGCAAGATAGTCGAACTCTACAAGGGCCGCATCTGGGCAGAGAGCGAGCTAGGGCAGGGCAGCAGCTTCTATATAAACCTGCCTCGTATTGACAGCCAAAAAGCCTCCGAGCTCCAAACCCTCGAGGCACAAGCCCAGGCCAACACCAGTCCCCTCGACAACTCAACCCAGCACTGA
- a CDS encoding response regulator: MPKIMLVEDDNNLREIYEARLLAEGYEIVSAKDGEEALAMAVKEKPDLIISDVMMPKISGFDMLDILRSTPETKNAKVIMMTALSQAEDKSRADKLGADRYLVKSQVTLEDVAKVAREVLNGEDSTPPAAKLVASVDMPANNPPTPPPAAPAVTPVPVTPAPDPTPPVEPPAADPPIPPAPSPPAEPPTPPTPPEPPVTPAATTSEPPVAAPTIDPAQAQTAASEEKAVDDQINQFINNLPTQAPPAVTPTPNPTPPAEPPVPVTPPEPTAPTPPIENPSPQPEEPTPGPTVQAAADAANLAHTVNDIFDKKDTPSAPQAVDTTTSGTSSGGSMSIAGKKVIKPLNDITTQGPDLNKLLEKEQQASSVSPPPATSVVAPGGETVTPAAPNKAPDNHAPGNVIQPGGGPTGVDPNSIAL; the protein is encoded by the coding sequence ATGCCAAAAATTATGCTCGTCGAAGACGACAATAACCTACGCGAAATATACGAAGCGCGTCTGCTCGCCGAAGGCTACGAGATTGTTTCCGCAAAAGACGGCGAAGAAGCGCTGGCAATGGCCGTAAAAGAAAAGCCAGATCTTATCATATCTGACGTCATGATGCCCAAAATAAGCGGCTTCGACATGCTAGATATCCTGCGTTCTACCCCAGAAACCAAGAACGCCAAGGTTATTATGATGACAGCCCTCAGCCAGGCAGAAGATAAATCTCGAGCAGACAAGCTTGGCGCAGACCGATACCTGGTAAAATCCCAGGTTACCCTAGAAGATGTCGCCAAAGTAGCCCGCGAGGTCCTGAACGGCGAAGACTCCACACCACCTGCCGCTAAACTAGTGGCCTCAGTAGACATGCCAGCCAACAATCCTCCAACGCCACCACCTGCCGCTCCAGCAGTTACACCGGTGCCCGTAACACCCGCGCCAGACCCTACGCCACCAGTAGAGCCGCCCGCCGCCGATCCTCCCATACCACCGGCGCCCTCTCCACCGGCCGAACCACCAACCCCTCCAACGCCACCCGAGCCGCCCGTAACACCGGCGGCTACTACTTCTGAGCCCCCTGTGGCAGCGCCTACGATCGATCCGGCACAAGCCCAGACCGCGGCCAGCGAAGAAAAAGCCGTAGACGACCAGATCAACCAATTTATCAACAACCTGCCTACTCAGGCACCGCCCGCAGTGACGCCCACACCTAACCCCACACCACCGGCAGAGCCCCCAGTCCCTGTCACACCACCCGAACCTACAGCCCCTACGCCACCAATAGAAAACCCATCGCCCCAGCCAGAGGAACCAACCCCAGGCCCAACAGTCCAGGCCGCAGCCGACGCCGCTAATCTGGCACACACCGTAAACGACATATTCGACAAGAAAGATACCCCGTCAGCCCCGCAAGCCGTAGACACCACCACCTCAGGCACCAGCAGTGGCGGCAGTATGTCCATTGCCGGCAAAAAAGTTATAAAGCCGCTGAACGATATCACCACTCAAGGTCCCGACCTGAACAAACTGCTCGAGAAAGAGCAACAGGCTTCTTCAGTATCTCCGCCTCCAGCCACGTCAGTAGTAGCCCCCGGCGGCGAAACTGTTACACCAGCGGCGCCCAATAAAGCCCCAGACAACCATGCCCCTGGCAATGTTATTCAACCCGGTGGCGGACCAACTGGGGTAGACCCCAACTCAATTGCGCTCTAA
- a CDS encoding pseudouridine synthase yields MRLNKYLALATGMSRRAADTAIANGRVKLGSQHAELGQRVQEGQTVTLDDQPLAIPEHTTTIMLHKPVGFVCSRDGQGSQTIYNLLPPDYQRLKPVGRLDKDSSGLLLLTNDGRLAQDLTHPSHQKTKIYEVQLNQEPTKADLTKLMTTGVMLDDGPSSFEARVIKGSSLKVTMHEGRNRQIRRTFAALGYKVFKLHRTHFGSYALGALASGKTTSV; encoded by the coding sequence ATGAGACTTAACAAATACCTAGCCCTCGCTACCGGTATGTCGCGTCGTGCTGCCGACACGGCTATTGCCAACGGACGAGTCAAGCTAGGAAGTCAACACGCAGAATTGGGTCAGCGTGTCCAAGAAGGCCAAACAGTCACCCTGGACGACCAACCGCTCGCCATACCAGAGCACACTACTACCATCATGCTCCATAAGCCCGTCGGTTTTGTGTGCTCACGCGACGGGCAGGGCAGCCAGACCATATACAACCTCTTGCCGCCGGACTATCAGCGCCTAAAACCAGTGGGCCGTCTAGACAAAGATTCCTCTGGTCTGCTGCTGCTTACCAACGACGGTCGACTTGCCCAGGACTTGACTCACCCCAGTCACCAAAAAACCAAAATCTACGAGGTACAGCTGAACCAAGAACCCACCAAAGCCGACCTGACCAAGCTCATGACCACCGGTGTCATGCTGGACGATGGACCCAGCTCATTCGAGGCACGAGTCATAAAGGGAAGCAGCCTAAAAGTCACCATGCACGAGGGGCGCAACCGCCAAATCCGTCGTACCTTCGCAGCCCTTGGCTACAAGGTCTTCAAGCTCCACCGAACCCACTTTGGCTCCTATGCACTGGGAGCGTTGGCTTCCGGAAAAACCACATCTGTATAA